The Sphingobacterium bambusae genome includes a window with the following:
- a CDS encoding HAD family hydrolase codes for MKHIEGVLFDLDGTLIDSEHFYFSSWQPILAANFDLTITFEDWLTLFAGHTLVRNIHFLKQNWGIETTEEFMWKETRAAYARADMRTISLMPFAKEILENLRAAGQRIGLVTSSYQTTVDTVLGHHGLLDFFEFFVTREKVVHAKPNPEPYLLAIEKMEIPAEKLVAVEDTATGLRAAQDAGLRSIAASRFAAERAKLQTATYVVESLVDVDKILL; via the coding sequence ATGAAACATATAGAAGGCGTACTTTTTGATCTTGATGGAACATTAATCGATTCTGAACATTTTTACTTTAGCAGTTGGCAACCAATATTGGCGGCGAATTTTGATTTGACAATAACCTTTGAAGACTGGCTGACGCTTTTTGCTGGGCATACATTGGTGCGAAACATACATTTCTTGAAGCAGAACTGGGGAATAGAGACCACGGAAGAATTTATGTGGAAAGAAACGAGAGCCGCTTATGCGCGCGCGGATATGCGCACGATTTCTTTAATGCCTTTTGCCAAGGAGATTTTGGAGAATTTACGTGCCGCGGGCCAGCGGATTGGTTTGGTAACTTCCAGTTATCAAACAACCGTAGATACGGTGTTGGGACACCACGGCTTGCTGGATTTTTTTGAGTTTTTTGTGACGCGGGAGAAGGTGGTTCATGCGAAGCCAAATCCAGAGCCGTATTTATTGGCTATCGAAAAGATGGAAATCCCGGCGGAAAAATTGGTGGCTGTGGAAGATACCGCTACGGGACTGCGGGCTGCACAAGACGCTGGATTACGCAGTATCGCGGCGTCTCGGTTCGCCGCGGAGCGCGCGAAATTACAGACGGCAACCTATGTCGTAGAAAGTTTGGTTGACGTAGATAAAATTTTGCTGTAA
- a CDS encoding fumarylacetoacetate hydrolase family protein, whose product MKVIAVGRNYIDHAKELNNPVPTTPVIFMKPDTAILKDNKDFYYPEFSKDVHYEVEVVIRICNEGKHVSPKFAHKYYDAIGLGIDFTARDIQAQHKEKGLPWELAKAFDHSAVISPLLPKEDFPDMKQIAFSMLKNGETVQSGNTHDMIFDFETLIVFISKYITLRKGDLIYTGTPVGVGPIAIGDKFEGRIGDQTMFTCNIK is encoded by the coding sequence ATGAAAGTAATTGCAGTAGGAAGAAACTATATAGACCACGCGAAGGAATTAAACAATCCAGTGCCAACGACACCTGTGATTTTTATGAAACCTGATACCGCGATACTCAAAGACAACAAAGACTTTTACTATCCCGAGTTTTCAAAAGACGTACATTACGAGGTAGAAGTCGTGATCCGCATTTGTAATGAAGGTAAACATGTATCGCCAAAATTCGCACATAAGTATTACGATGCCATTGGTCTTGGTATCGATTTCACTGCACGAGATATACAGGCCCAGCATAAGGAAAAAGGGCTTCCTTGGGAACTGGCCAAGGCTTTCGACCACTCTGCCGTAATCAGCCCTTTATTACCCAAGGAAGATTTTCCGGACATGAAACAAATCGCGTTTTCCATGCTCAAAAATGGTGAAACCGTGCAGTCAGGCAATACGCATGATATGATTTTTGATTTTGAAACATTAATTGTGTTTATCTCTAAGTATATCACCCTACGCAAAGGCGACCTCATTTACACGGGAACACCTGTAGGTGTTGGCCCTATTGCTATTGGCGACAAATTTGAGGGACGGATTGGCGATCAAACGATGTTCACCTGTAACATTAAGTAA
- a CDS encoding M23 family metallopeptidase, with product MKNYGILLIYLGMALSGWAQNDQIITARTYPQGYFRNPLDIPMDASGTFGELRSTHFHAGDDYRTQQRIGLPLHAAADGFVSRVRVQIGGGGNSVYIDHPNGYTTVYLHMDRFNDALTNIIRAEQYKQKRFDVDVTVAPEQVKLSKGQVIGHAGNTGGSAGPHLHFEIRDSKTQHPLNPQLFGLRFNDRFNPTINSILVYDLNDELFNEHTPRRPFPARATQNGRYGLNAGNPILVSGKFGLGISAIDRHRAGGFQNGVYSIELFLDGKAISTVLFEELDFNTSRAIHAYIDYPYWKSSKAKVQKSFKDPGNPIEIFHILENRGVINLPDNELHEVKYVVKDVQGNCSELNFQVKNNVNASPTVAKRHGLQLFQWDKENTFERDDIQVQMPKGVLYDNLDFEYTNTARPTGGYSLTHRVHNGFIPLFSTFTLRIKPTNLPEHLQQKALIASVENGSEGGKFENGWVTVNTRSFGRFYVAVDTVAPTIVPRNFSNGKNVAAQSKIDFTISDNFSGIQSFNAYIDDQWVLMEYDSKNRHLWHRFDTALSKGSHRFKLVVTDWKDNEKTYEASFTK from the coding sequence ATGAAGAACTACGGAATTTTACTGATTTATTTAGGTATGGCTTTGAGCGGTTGGGCACAGAACGATCAGATCATTACCGCACGAACCTATCCTCAGGGCTATTTTAGAAACCCGTTAGATATCCCGATGGATGCTTCTGGCACCTTTGGGGAGCTCCGCTCCACACACTTTCATGCTGGCGATGATTATCGTACCCAACAGCGGATTGGGCTTCCCCTTCATGCCGCAGCAGATGGTTTTGTATCACGTGTAAGGGTACAGATAGGCGGAGGTGGAAACTCGGTATACATCGACCATCCAAACGGCTACACCACCGTGTATCTGCATATGGATCGATTCAATGATGCGTTAACGAATATCATCCGCGCAGAACAATATAAACAAAAACGCTTCGATGTGGATGTTACCGTAGCTCCAGAACAAGTGAAACTAAGCAAGGGACAGGTTATTGGCCATGCAGGAAACACCGGAGGTTCGGCTGGGCCACACCTACATTTCGAGATTCGCGACAGCAAAACACAGCACCCGCTCAATCCACAGTTATTTGGACTTCGTTTCAACGACCGCTTTAACCCTACCATCAATAGCATCCTTGTTTACGATTTGAATGACGAGCTTTTTAATGAACACACGCCACGTAGACCTTTTCCCGCACGTGCCACACAAAATGGGCGCTACGGCTTGAACGCGGGCAATCCAATTTTGGTATCGGGCAAATTCGGACTCGGTATCAGCGCTATCGATAGACACCGCGCCGGTGGATTCCAAAACGGCGTGTACTCCATTGAGCTTTTTCTTGACGGCAAAGCGATTTCGACGGTACTATTTGAAGAGTTGGATTTCAACACATCTCGCGCTATACATGCTTATATCGATTATCCATATTGGAAGAGCAGCAAAGCCAAGGTGCAAAAGAGCTTCAAAGATCCCGGAAACCCGATAGAAATTTTCCATATCCTTGAAAACCGAGGTGTTATCAACCTGCCGGACAACGAGCTACACGAAGTGAAATATGTAGTAAAGGATGTGCAAGGAAATTGTAGCGAACTAAACTTCCAAGTTAAAAACAATGTCAACGCATCCCCAACCGTTGCAAAACGACATGGCCTGCAACTGTTCCAATGGGACAAAGAGAATACTTTTGAGCGCGATGATATACAAGTACAGATGCCCAAAGGCGTCCTTTATGACAACTTAGATTTTGAATACACTAATACTGCGCGGCCTACAGGTGGCTATTCGTTGACGCATCGTGTACATAATGGATTTATCCCATTATTCTCCACCTTTACACTACGTATTAAACCTACAAATCTTCCCGAACATTTGCAGCAGAAAGCGCTGATTGCCTCTGTGGAAAACGGATCCGAAGGAGGCAAATTCGAGAACGGATGGGTCACGGTCAATACGCGCAGTTTCGGCCGTTTTTATGTGGCCGTGGATACTGTCGCTCCAACCATTGTACCTAGAAATTTCAGCAATGGTAAGAACGTCGCTGCCCAGTCCAAGATCGATTTTACGATCAGCGACAACTTCTCGGGCATACAGTCTTTTAACGCGTATATAGACGATCAGTGGGTACTGATGGAGTACGACTCTAAAAACAGACACCTATGGCACCGCTTTGATACCGCTCTCAGCAAGGGTAGCCACCGATTTAAATTGGTCGTTACCGATTGGAAAGATAATGAGAAGACTTACGAAGCATCATTTACGAAATAA
- the bcp gene encoding thioredoxin-dependent thiol peroxidase has protein sequence MAELNVGDKAPAIQAKNQKGETVSLSSFLGKKVILYFYPKDNTPGCTTEACNFRDNYQSLVDEGFEVIGVSIDSEQSHQKFISKFELPFNLLADEDQKIVNDYGVWVEKNMYGKKYMGTARTTFIIDEEGTIAHVIKKVDNKNASQQVRDLYKS, from the coding sequence ATGGCAGAATTAAATGTCGGCGACAAAGCGCCCGCGATCCAAGCGAAAAACCAAAAAGGAGAAACAGTGAGCTTATCGTCTTTTCTTGGAAAAAAGGTTATCCTCTATTTCTATCCCAAAGACAATACGCCCGGCTGTACAACGGAAGCCTGTAATTTCCGCGACAATTACCAATCTTTGGTAGACGAGGGATTTGAAGTCATCGGCGTTAGCATTGATAGCGAACAATCGCATCAAAAATTTATCAGCAAATTTGAGCTTCCTTTCAATCTCTTAGCAGATGAAGACCAAAAAATAGTCAACGACTATGGGGTATGGGTAGAGAAAAATATGTACGGCAAAAAATATATGGGCACTGCGCGCACGACCTTCATCATCGATGAAGAAGGTACTATTGCACATGTTATAAAAAAAGTGGATAACAAAAATGCCAGTCAGCAGGTACGCGACTTATACAAAAGCTAA
- a CDS encoding glycine--tRNA ligase — protein sequence MSKQTDDFFKNIIGHAKEYGFVFPSSEIYDGLSAVYDYGQLGSELKNNLKTYWWKSMVQLHENIVGIDAAIFMHPTTWKASGHVDGFNDPMIDNKDSKKRYRADQLIEDKIDRYEKDGKTDKAAQLQQDLDAALNADDLALLKTIIEEHNIVCPISGTKNWTDVRQFNLMFATQMGAMADGAEQVYLRPETAQGIFVNFLNVQKTGRMKIPFGIAQIGKAFRNEVIARQFIMRMREFEQMEMQFFVRPGSELEWYAKWKETRLKWHLALGSDPAKYRYHDHAKLAHYANAAVDIEFEFPFGFKEVEGIHSRTDFDLKQHQAFSKKKMQYFDPEINQNYIPYVIETSIGLDRLFLTVLANSLVEEDLSTDEKQDSRVVLKFHPAIAPVKAAILPLTKKDGLPEKAREIMAKLKFDFNIQYDEKDAIGKRYRRQDAIGTPFCITVDYQTLEDNTVTIRHRDSMEQERVPAAELDKIIGSLVSWTNLLEKLV from the coding sequence ATGAGCAAGCAAACAGACGATTTTTTTAAAAATATAATAGGACACGCCAAGGAATACGGTTTCGTGTTTCCTTCAAGTGAAATATACGATGGCTTGAGTGCCGTTTATGATTACGGACAACTGGGCTCCGAATTAAAAAATAATTTGAAGACCTACTGGTGGAAGTCCATGGTGCAGTTACATGAAAATATTGTGGGTATCGACGCTGCAATTTTCATGCACCCTACCACTTGGAAAGCTTCCGGACACGTTGATGGATTCAACGATCCTATGATCGATAATAAAGACTCCAAAAAACGTTACCGAGCCGATCAACTTATAGAAGATAAGATCGATCGCTACGAAAAAGACGGAAAAACAGATAAGGCGGCACAGCTTCAACAGGATCTTGACGCTGCGCTCAATGCAGACGACTTGGCGCTTCTAAAAACTATTATTGAGGAGCACAACATCGTTTGTCCTATATCAGGCACCAAAAACTGGACCGATGTACGTCAGTTCAACTTGATGTTTGCGACACAAATGGGAGCCATGGCCGATGGTGCGGAGCAGGTTTATTTACGTCCTGAGACTGCACAGGGTATTTTTGTAAACTTCCTGAACGTACAAAAAACAGGCCGTATGAAGATTCCTTTCGGGATCGCGCAAATTGGAAAAGCATTTCGCAATGAAGTAATCGCCCGTCAGTTTATCATGCGTATGCGAGAATTCGAGCAAATGGAAATGCAATTTTTTGTACGTCCTGGATCCGAATTAGAATGGTATGCGAAGTGGAAGGAAACTCGTCTAAAATGGCATTTAGCCCTAGGATCTGATCCAGCAAAATACCGCTACCACGATCACGCGAAATTAGCTCACTATGCCAACGCTGCTGTGGATATCGAGTTTGAATTTCCTTTTGGTTTTAAAGAAGTAGAAGGTATACATTCACGTACGGACTTTGACTTGAAACAACATCAAGCATTTTCGAAGAAGAAAATGCAGTATTTTGATCCAGAAATCAATCAAAATTATATTCCATACGTTATCGAAACGTCAATCGGATTAGATCGTTTGTTCCTCACCGTATTAGCTAACTCGCTCGTCGAAGAAGATCTTTCAACGGATGAAAAACAAGATTCACGTGTCGTGCTCAAATTTCACCCTGCCATTGCACCGGTCAAAGCAGCGATCTTGCCACTGACCAAAAAAGACGGCTTACCAGAAAAAGCGCGCGAAATCATGGCCAAGTTGAAGTTCGATTTCAACATCCAGTACGATGAAAAAGATGCGATCGGAAAACGTTACCGCCGCCAAGATGCGATCGGAACACCTTTCTGTATCACCGTCGATTACCAAACGCTAGAGGACAATACGGTTACCATCCGTCACCGAGATAGCATGGAGCAAGAGCGCGTTCCCGCAGCCGAACTCGATAAAATCATCGGTAGTTTGGTAAGTTGGACCAATCTATTGGAAAAATTAGTTTAA
- a CDS encoding DUF4369 domain-containing protein translates to MNRLHFLIFLFVGFLFLACNPTAKQNVEQQDSVVYPNLVKVKLTGKVDLPDSTQVYINTDENTMQPLLSARVLNGSFTLSGELDEPNFYNVVMQKQKFKVYIENGKDYHFEGNVSGGTIKSGSFQTNSVAQNNYQTMENVLKQELAALQKKSAELRLSFDNPKTYQGAVEQYERLSKQRDSHPDQLRKRYLDDPTVAAAFKIYLIKESKIGKDNHSTYYQILTGMPDSLKQLSMYKQAMSKVEQVHDFFAKMPDFPDIHPRNIVGDSLNLADLRADGSLLFVIWGSWNKEAKADIQQLKNKSAALHKLGVQPIFLTWEKDFDAWEKASKDLSLGKHNYRLNAADQEFMVTNYAVRKLPHYLLVNAKDLKLINYAFTYPLDGQLERKLKEELAK, encoded by the coding sequence ATGAACAGATTGCACTTCCTTATTTTTCTTTTTGTCGGATTTCTATTTCTAGCGTGTAACCCTACTGCCAAGCAGAATGTAGAACAGCAGGATAGCGTGGTTTACCCCAATTTGGTAAAGGTAAAGTTGACAGGAAAGGTTGATTTGCCGGACAGTACCCAAGTGTACATTAACACAGATGAAAACACGATGCAACCGCTGCTTTCTGCACGCGTTTTAAACGGATCCTTCACCTTGTCGGGCGAATTGGATGAACCGAACTTCTACAATGTAGTGATGCAGAAGCAGAAGTTTAAAGTGTATATTGAAAATGGAAAGGATTATCATTTTGAAGGGAATGTGTCGGGAGGAACAATTAAATCGGGCTCTTTCCAAACAAATTCTGTCGCCCAGAACAATTATCAAACGATGGAGAACGTGCTGAAACAGGAGTTGGCAGCTTTGCAGAAAAAATCTGCGGAACTTCGTTTGTCCTTTGATAACCCGAAGACCTATCAGGGGGCTGTAGAACAGTATGAACGGTTATCCAAGCAACGTGACAGTCATCCGGATCAGTTAAGAAAGCGATATCTTGACGACCCGACCGTCGCTGCGGCTTTTAAGATCTATTTGATCAAAGAATCCAAAATAGGAAAAGATAACCATAGTACGTACTATCAGATTTTGACGGGTATGCCCGATAGTTTAAAGCAACTATCGATGTATAAACAAGCGATGAGCAAAGTAGAACAGGTACATGATTTTTTTGCGAAAATGCCCGATTTTCCGGATATCCATCCGCGTAATATCGTTGGTGACAGTCTCAATTTGGCTGATCTACGCGCTGATGGCAGCCTGTTGTTTGTGATCTGGGGGAGCTGGAACAAGGAAGCCAAGGCCGATATACAGCAATTAAAAAATAAGTCGGCCGCACTACACAAATTGGGCGTTCAACCTATTTTCCTTACTTGGGAAAAGGATTTCGACGCTTGGGAGAAAGCCAGTAAAGACCTGTCTTTAGGCAAGCACAATTACAGACTGAATGCAGCCGACCAAGAGTTTATGGTAACGAATTATGCTGTCCGAAAATTGCCGCATTACTTGTTGGTAAATGCTAAGGATTTGAAGCTCATCAATTATGCTTTTACGTATCCTCTTGACGGACAGTTGGAACGAAAATTAAAAGAAGAATTGGCGAAATAG
- a CDS encoding glycoside hydrolase family 95 protein — MMIRFLIFLLLAAGSFDGAGLKGQSLTMWYNKAAARWEESLPLGNGRIGMMPNGKVHDESVVLNEISMWSGSSEDPNNYEAYKSVSDIQQLLFADKNDEAERLVNKNFVCRGAGSGYGNGANVPYGCFQNFGYLNFLHSISGDISEYRRTLDISRAVSSTSFRAGDIRYLREYFTSFDQNMGVIRLTASQKKAISFATHFYRDERVQDMQVSEKELNWKGTLPDGKGGNGLQFAGRVRIEAKGGTRQVYDNQIIIKNADEVLIYFTASTDYYGHDPIQANQDILQGADHWRFKKLLARHQHRYKQVFDRVSLHLKDAESRDTVPTDMRIQRFYQDPAQDNGLAALYYQFGRYLSICSTAPHVEKALPPNLQGLWAHQIQTPWNGDYHLNINAQMNHWGVETGNLSEYHRPFIELIKRIAKSGESTAKAYYNAPGWVVYMMTNIWGYSAPGEQASWGASTASGWLCNHLWEHYLFTQDREYLAEIYPILKGAAAFYQATLVQDPKTGWWVTSPSVSPENAFRLANGKTTAVVMGPTIDNQIVRELYGSVLEASKILNLQDPFVVELERQLKNIPPPVVVSASGRVMEWLQDYPEVEPQHRHVSHLYGLYPAQFISPISTSEWADAARKTLEVRGDEGTGWSRAWKILFWARLHDGDHALEILRQLLKPAFADDIGYKGVGAGTYPNLFCAHPPFQIDGNFGGSAGIAEMLLQSHDGYIHLLPALPSAWRDGEVKGLKARGNYVLDIRWQDGVVVDYRISGAKGKMVTVLVNGKKVAKKI; from the coding sequence ATGATGATACGCTTTCTAATTTTTTTGCTGCTTGCAGCGGGCTCTTTTGATGGTGCGGGATTGAAAGGGCAGTCCCTGACGATGTGGTATAATAAGGCTGCAGCGCGATGGGAGGAGAGTCTTCCATTGGGTAATGGACGGATAGGCATGATGCCAAATGGAAAAGTACATGATGAATCCGTTGTGCTCAATGAGATTTCCATGTGGTCTGGAAGTTCAGAAGATCCAAATAATTACGAAGCGTATAAAAGTGTGTCGGACATACAGCAACTGCTGTTTGCTGACAAAAATGACGAGGCCGAACGTCTGGTCAATAAAAATTTTGTGTGTCGAGGTGCTGGTTCTGGTTACGGAAATGGAGCAAATGTTCCATACGGTTGTTTTCAGAATTTTGGTTACTTGAATTTTTTGCATAGCATTTCCGGAGATATTTCGGAATATAGGCGTACGTTGGATATCTCGCGCGCGGTGTCCAGCACCTCCTTCCGTGCAGGGGATATCCGGTATTTGCGCGAGTATTTCACGTCATTTGATCAAAATATGGGGGTGATCCGTCTGACGGCGAGCCAAAAAAAAGCGATTAGCTTTGCTACCCATTTTTATCGAGATGAGCGTGTTCAGGATATGCAGGTTTCTGAAAAAGAGCTGAACTGGAAAGGAACCTTACCCGATGGAAAAGGAGGGAACGGACTGCAGTTTGCCGGGCGGGTTAGAATCGAAGCTAAGGGAGGTACTCGGCAGGTATATGACAACCAAATCATCATCAAAAATGCCGATGAGGTGTTGATTTATTTTACGGCATCCACAGATTATTATGGGCATGATCCCATACAAGCGAATCAAGATATACTTCAGGGTGCAGATCACTGGCGGTTCAAGAAATTATTAGCGCGTCATCAACATAGATATAAGCAGGTATTTGATCGTGTTTCTTTACATTTAAAAGATGCTGAAAGCCGAGATACGGTACCTACGGATATGCGCATTCAGCGGTTTTATCAAGACCCCGCACAAGATAATGGACTTGCTGCATTGTACTACCAGTTTGGACGCTATTTAAGTATCTGTAGTACTGCTCCGCACGTGGAAAAGGCATTACCACCGAATTTGCAAGGCTTGTGGGCCCATCAGATCCAAACGCCATGGAATGGGGATTACCATCTCAATATTAATGCGCAGATGAACCATTGGGGGGTGGAAACCGGAAATTTATCGGAGTACCATCGTCCTTTTATTGAGCTGATCAAGCGTATCGCAAAATCGGGTGAAAGTACAGCAAAAGCTTACTACAATGCACCCGGCTGGGTGGTGTATATGATGACCAATATTTGGGGATATTCCGCTCCAGGCGAACAGGCTTCTTGGGGAGCGAGTACGGCATCGGGTTGGCTTTGCAATCACCTGTGGGAACACTATCTTTTTACGCAGGATCGCGAATACCTTGCTGAGATTTATCCCATTTTGAAAGGAGCCGCGGCATTTTATCAGGCTACCCTAGTGCAGGATCCAAAGACGGGCTGGTGGGTGACTTCGCCTTCGGTATCTCCGGAGAATGCGTTTCGCCTAGCGAATGGTAAAACAACAGCGGTTGTGATGGGGCCAACGATCGACAACCAGATTGTGCGCGAGCTTTATGGATCAGTGTTGGAGGCAAGCAAGATTTTAAACCTTCAGGATCCCTTTGTGGTGGAGTTGGAAAGGCAGTTGAAGAACATTCCTCCGCCCGTTGTTGTGAGTGCCTCGGGTCGCGTCATGGAATGGTTGCAGGATTATCCCGAAGTTGAGCCGCAACATCGACATGTTTCACACCTCTATGGGCTATATCCCGCTCAATTCATATCGCCGATATCGACTTCCGAATGGGCAGATGCAGCACGGAAAACCTTGGAAGTACGGGGCGACGAGGGTACAGGTTGGTCTAGAGCATGGAAGATTCTTTTTTGGGCTCGATTGCATGATGGAGACCATGCCTTAGAGATATTAAGACAGCTGTTGAAGCCTGCTTTTGCGGATGATATAGGATACAAGGGCGTGGGAGCCGGAACTTATCCTAATTTATTTTGTGCGCATCCACCCTTCCAAATAGATGGAAATTTTGGCGGATCGGCTGGCATAGCCGAGATGCTCTTGCAGTCGCACGATGGCTACATACATCTGCTGCCGGCGTTGCCAAGCGCTTGGCGCGATGGCGAGGTCAAGGGACTTAAAGCACGTGGTAACTATGTCTTGGATATCAGGTGGCAAGATGGCGTCGTTGTCGATTATCGAATTTCGGGAGCTAAAGGCAAGATGGTGACCGTATTGGTGAATGGCAAGAAGGTCGCAAAAAAAATATAG
- a CDS encoding alpha-L-fucosidase, translating to MKRYKSFLFSLMLPLCLQAQEEPKPYGVLPSERQLRWHEMETYCLIHFTPTTFQNKEWGYGDADPEIFNPQHFDADQIASAAAAGGFKGLISVAKHHDGFCLWPTATTSYSIASSPYKNGKGDMVKEFMEATHKQGMQFGVYLSAWDRNDVRYGTAAYADAYRAQLTELMTQYGTLFTSWHDGANGGDGYYGGRNEKRTIDRTTYYAWNEKTWPIVREKQPMAMIFSDVGPDMRWVGNEHGFADETSWATFTPKGVDGKPPVPGQSDYSESPSGTRNGSHWIPAECDVPQRPGWFYHADQDNKVKTPDELFEIYLKSVGRGANMNLGLAPMPNGYLHANDVKSLKAFGEKIKATFSKNLAKGADVTASNVRASSDKFGPKWILDEDRYSYYASDDAVLNPTLTLTLDGEKTFDIIRLRENIKLGQRLDSVSIDVYRDGAWKHLVSATSVGANRLIKLAQPMTASKLQVKLYAPVAPTLSDFGLFSEYAEDFAYDEGESEQQRLTTAAFSIKNLKGLPKAMDGKNETFEAIGSVVTAVDFELKQPVSAIGYLPRQDGKTDGVVLRYEVSTSNDGKKWTPLKAGEYANIKANPIEQVIYFEKPVSTKFLRFVPKETVGGTFSVAAFSFFK from the coding sequence ATGAAAAGATATAAATCGTTTTTGTTTTCGTTAATGCTGCCGCTTTGTTTGCAGGCTCAAGAAGAACCTAAGCCATATGGAGTGTTGCCTTCTGAACGTCAATTGCGTTGGCACGAAATGGAAACATATTGTTTGATACATTTTACACCAACGACCTTCCAAAATAAGGAATGGGGCTATGGCGATGCCGACCCCGAGATTTTCAATCCGCAGCATTTTGATGCTGACCAAATCGCCAGTGCTGCAGCAGCAGGAGGATTCAAGGGGCTAATATCCGTCGCGAAGCATCACGATGGATTTTGTCTATGGCCTACAGCGACGACGAGCTACAGTATTGCAAGCTCGCCCTACAAAAACGGCAAGGGCGATATGGTGAAGGAATTCATGGAAGCAACACACAAACAGGGTATGCAGTTTGGTGTGTATCTGTCGGCATGGGATAGAAACGACGTTCGCTATGGGACGGCGGCCTACGCAGATGCCTATCGGGCGCAGCTGACGGAACTGATGACTCAATATGGAACCCTCTTCACCTCATGGCACGATGGTGCCAATGGCGGAGATGGCTATTATGGGGGAAGAAATGAAAAGCGCACAATAGATCGTACCACATATTATGCTTGGAACGAGAAAACCTGGCCTATCGTAAGAGAGAAACAGCCTATGGCGATGATCTTTTCCGATGTGGGGCCTGATATGCGCTGGGTCGGGAATGAGCATGGCTTTGCGGATGAAACGAGTTGGGCTACCTTCACGCCCAAAGGCGTTGATGGAAAGCCGCCGGTTCCCGGGCAATCCGATTATTCGGAGTCGCCTTCCGGAACACGCAACGGCAGCCATTGGATTCCTGCGGAATGTGACGTACCACAACGTCCGGGATGGTTTTACCATGCTGATCAAGATAATAAAGTCAAGACACCGGATGAGCTTTTCGAAATTTACTTGAAGTCGGTCGGCCGCGGAGCCAACATGAACCTTGGTCTTGCTCCGATGCCAAATGGCTATTTACATGCAAACGATGTGAAATCGTTGAAAGCATTTGGAGAAAAAATTAAGGCTACTTTTTCGAAAAATCTGGCCAAGGGCGCAGATGTTACGGCATCCAATGTACGTGCAAGTTCGGATAAATTTGGGCCTAAATGGATATTAGACGAAGACCGATATAGCTATTATGCTTCGGACGATGCGGTTTTAAATCCGACGTTGACCTTGACATTGGACGGCGAAAAAACCTTTGATATCATTCGTTTACGGGAGAATATTAAACTGGGGCAACGTTTGGATAGCGTTTCTATCGACGTTTACAGAGATGGCGCTTGGAAACATTTGGTGTCAGCAACGAGTGTTGGAGCAAACAGATTGATCAAATTAGCGCAGCCGATGACGGCTTCAAAGCTTCAGGTCAAATTATATGCGCCGGTAGCACCTACGCTAAGTGATTTCGGGTTGTTCTCCGAGTATGCAGAAGATTTTGCTTACGATGAAGGAGAATCTGAGCAGCAGCGGTTGACTACAGCAGCGTTTAGTATAAAGAATCTAAAAGGTCTTCCAAAGGCGATGGATGGTAAGAATGAGACATTTGAAGCGATTGGTTCTGTAGTTACTGCTGTTGACTTTGAGTTGAAGCAGCCTGTATCTGCCATCGGCTATTTGCCTCGGCAAGATGGCAAAACCGATGGTGTGGTTTTGCGCTATGAAGTGTCAACAAGTAATGATGGGAAAAAGTGGACGCCTTTGAAAGCTGGCGAATATGCAAATATCAAAGCGAATCCTATTGAGCAGGTTATTTATTTCGAGAAGCCTGTATCGACTAAATTTCTTCGATTTGTGCCTAAGGAAACGGTAGGGGGAACCTTTTCTGTAGCTGCTTTCTCTTTCTTTAAATAG
- the tpx gene encoding thiol peroxidase, with translation MATITFKGTAINTHGELPAVGSTAPDFKLTAGDLSEKGLSDFKGKKIILNIFPSVDTGTCAASVRKFNEEAAGLANTVVLCISRDLPFAQGRFCAAEGIENVVSLSEYKDSNFSDAYQLKIVDGPLAGLLSRSVVVIDENGQVAYTEQVAETTEEPNYEKALAAL, from the coding sequence ATGGCAACAATAACATTCAAAGGTACAGCGATAAACACGCACGGTGAATTGCCAGCAGTTGGCTCAACCGCACCTGATTTTAAATTAACCGCAGGTGATCTTTCTGAAAAAGGCTTAAGTGATTTCAAAGGAAAGAAGATCATCTTGAATATCTTCCCCAGCGTGGATACCGGAACCTGTGCAGCGTCGGTACGAAAATTTAATGAAGAAGCAGCAGGGTTAGCCAACACCGTGGTATTATGTATATCGCGTGACCTACCCTTTGCACAGGGGCGTTTCTGCGCAGCAGAAGGAATAGAAAATGTCGTTTCTCTTTCCGAGTATAAAGACAGTAATTTTTCGGATGCCTATCAACTAAAAATCGTAGACGGTCCCTTAGCTGGCTTACTAAGCCGCTCCGTGGTCGTGATTGATGAGAATGGACAGGTGGCATACACCGAACAGGTAGCTGAGACAACGGAAGAGCCTAACTACGAAAAAGCGCTGGCTGCGCTGTAA